The following are encoded together in the Ezakiella massiliensis genome:
- the rpsO gene encoding 30S ribosomal protein S15: protein MIKGEKKQEIIEKFQKHANDTGSTEVQIAILTERMNELNEHLKANPKDNHSRRGLLKMVGKRRNLLRYLKDTNLDSYRELIQELNIRG, encoded by the coding sequence ATGATTAAAGGTGAAAAGAAACAAGAAATTATTGAAAAATTTCAAAAACACGCTAATGACACAGGTTCAACAGAAGTTCAAATTGCTATTTTAACAGAACGCATGAACGAACTAAACGAACACTTGAAAGCCAATCCAAAGGACAATCACTCAAGACGTGGCCTATTAAAGATGGTTGGTAAGAGAAGAAATCTTTTAAGATACTTAAAAGATACAAACCTAGATTCATATCGTGAATTAATCCAAGAATTAAACATCAGAGGATAA
- the rnpM gene encoding RNase P modulator RnpM yields MTKTKKEVLRTCIVCRKQFLKEDLVRVVRTADSGVVVDNTGKINGRGAYISKNEDVINDKSLRFRIQNALKVKFSDEEFEKLLSDIKEGAMLE; encoded by the coding sequence ATGACCAAGACTAAAAAAGAGGTTTTAAGAACTTGTATTGTTTGTAGGAAACAATTCTTAAAGGAAGACCTTGTCAGAGTTGTTAGAACTGCGGACAGTGGAGTCGTGGTTGACAATACAGGGAAAATAAATGGTAGAGGTGCCTATATCTCAAAAAACGAGGATGTTATTAATGACAAGAGTTTGAGATTTAGGATTCAAAACGCTTTAAAGGTCAAGTTTTCAGATGAAGAATTTGAAAAGCTTTTAAGCGATATAAAGGAAGGAGCTATGCTTGAGTAA
- a CDS encoding bifunctional oligoribonuclease/PAP phosphatase NrnA, protein MKIKDKAIKFMEAVNKAETIFISSHIGVDCDNIGSVTALFGVLKGMNKDVYMLESDTMPDAYKFLPNINELRDPESLDFLPDLYVSLDSGDLNRLGPNVETFKKAKYKVVIDHHDTNPGYGDLNIIDPEMSSTCQLLYEIFEALDLEISSDVATSLFSGISTDTGRFLYDNVSPRTFEIAGKLIELGADRSLANFNLFMNRPLRKLEILKVGLDKAEFLLDGYLAITDISQKDLEDTGASVDDLDEIVAFIRDTEGVEVSAIIKEYGDNFYKVSLRSKTCVNVGKLAQDLGGGGHIRAAGASVYGNIEEIKEKIIAYVRENKC, encoded by the coding sequence ATGAAGATTAAAGATAAGGCTATAAAATTTATGGAAGCCGTGAATAAGGCTGAAACAATTTTTATATCTAGTCATATTGGGGTGGATTGCGACAACATTGGGTCTGTAACCGCCCTATTTGGCGTTTTAAAGGGTATGAATAAGGACGTTTATATGCTGGAGTCCGACACGATGCCGGACGCCTATAAATTTTTGCCAAACATAAATGAGTTAAGGGATCCGGAGTCACTTGATTTTCTTCCAGATTTATATGTATCTTTGGACTCAGGCGATTTAAATCGACTTGGTCCTAATGTGGAAACTTTTAAAAAGGCAAAGTATAAAGTTGTAATCGATCACCATGATACAAATCCTGGCTATGGAGATTTAAATATAATTGATCCAGAGATGAGTAGCACTTGCCAGCTTTTATATGAAATTTTTGAGGCCCTTGATCTTGAAATATCAAGCGATGTTGCGACTTCATTATTTTCGGGAATATCTACAGATACTGGTAGGTTTTTGTATGACAATGTCAGCCCAAGGACTTTTGAAATAGCAGGAAAATTAATAGAGCTTGGGGCAGATAGGAGTCTTGCTAATTTTAACTTGTTTATGAATAGGCCTCTTAGAAAACTTGAGATTTTAAAAGTTGGCTTGGACAAGGCAGAGTTTTTACTTGACGGTTACTTGGCCATAACTGACATTAGTCAAAAAGATTTAGAGGATACAGGGGCAAGCGTTGATGACTTGGACGAGATTGTAGCCTTTATTAGAGATACTGAGGGCGTCGAAGTTTCTGCTATTATAAAAGAATACGGAGATAATTTTTACAAGGTCTCCTTGAGAAGCAAAACCTGTGTGAATGTTGGCAAACTTGCTCAGGACTTAGGCGGAGGTGGCCATATTAGGGCTGCAGGTGCTAGTGTTTACGGAAATATTGAAGAAATAAAAGAAAAGATAATTGCCTATGTTAGAGAAAACAAGTGTTGA
- the infB gene encoding translation initiation factor IF-2 — protein sequence MSKVRIYELAKELNISSKDMLNMLSALNIDASSHMASIDKELADKVIDQVTLARKKVEARLIEQQNKDKKDRQQKDFKNKNRGDNRNDNRGDRRRDGRDNRDNRDNRNKDNRNKKPFNKNNDFRKDDFKKDDGRDFHKKPNKRQQDKEESLDTFVVEKPKINMNNKKKSNNRKYEEKRFEDENKDFFEKTRQKERKKKKKKDDTPKQPAEDLVVQIPESITVGDFAELIGASLSLVMGKLIQLGMMVTQNESIDYDTAELIAEEFEVTVEPQLSNEEIILDEFDLDFEDKEEDLKPRPPIVTVMGHVDHGKTSLLDAIRNARVRTGEAGGITQHIGAYTVNIDGKKITFLDTPGHEAFTSMRARGAEITDISILVVAADDGVMPQTIEAINHSKAAGVPIIVAINKMDKPTANPDRIKQELLEQGLTPEDWGGTTICVPVSAKEEQGIDDLLEMILLVSEVAELKANPDRLAVGTIVEAQLDKGRGPVATVLVQKGTLRVGDDIVSGIASGRVRAMFDDKNKPIKKAGPSTPVQILGLSDVPEAGDLIYACEDDKTARNIADRKREMLREQELRDKTKVSLDYLYDQIKAGELKDLNIIIKGDVRGSIEALSNSLLKVSNDEVKINIIHTGVGGVSESDVMLAEASNAVIIGFNVRPSLPAIDMAEEKDVDIRTYKVIYEAIEDVENAVKGMLKPVIKEQVIGRSEVRDTFKLPNGTIVAGIYVLSGKITRNAKVRILRDDVMIFDGDVSSLRRFKDDVREVQSGYEAGMSIDKFNDVKVGDAFEAYEMVEVANE from the coding sequence TTGAGTAAAGTTAGAATATACGAATTAGCCAAGGAATTAAATATATCTAGTAAGGATATGCTTAATATGCTTTCTGCTCTTAATATTGATGCAAGTTCACATATGGCAAGCATTGATAAAGAATTGGCAGATAAAGTTATTGATCAAGTTACGCTGGCAAGAAAAAAAGTTGAAGCAAGACTTATTGAACAACAAAATAAAGATAAAAAAGACAGGCAACAAAAAGATTTTAAAAATAAGAATCGCGGAGACAATCGAAACGACAATCGCGGCGATAGAAGAAGAGATGGACGCGATAACAGAGATAATAGAGACAACCGCAACAAAGATAATAGAAATAAAAAGCCATTTAATAAAAACAATGATTTTAGGAAAGATGACTTTAAAAAAGATGATGGCAGAGATTTCCATAAGAAGCCAAACAAGAGGCAGCAAGATAAAGAGGAAAGCCTGGATACTTTTGTAGTTGAAAAACCTAAAATCAATATGAACAATAAAAAGAAATCTAACAACCGCAAATACGAAGAAAAAAGATTTGAGGATGAAAACAAGGATTTCTTTGAAAAGACTAGACAAAAAGAACGCAAGAAAAAGAAAAAGAAAGACGATACTCCAAAGCAACCTGCAGAAGATTTAGTAGTACAAATTCCAGAGTCTATTACTGTTGGAGATTTTGCTGAATTAATTGGCGCTTCTTTGAGTCTTGTAATGGGTAAGTTAATCCAATTGGGCATGATGGTTACTCAAAATGAATCTATAGATTACGATACTGCAGAGTTAATTGCAGAAGAGTTTGAAGTTACAGTTGAACCTCAACTTTCTAATGAAGAAATTATTTTGGATGAATTTGATTTAGACTTTGAGGACAAAGAAGAAGATTTAAAACCACGTCCACCTATAGTTACTGTTATGGGTCACGTTGACCACGGTAAGACAAGCTTGCTAGATGCTATTAGAAATGCTCGAGTAAGAACTGGTGAAGCAGGAGGAATTACCCAACACATCGGTGCTTACACCGTAAATATTGATGGGAAAAAGATTACATTCTTGGATACTCCGGGCCATGAAGCTTTTACTTCCATGAGGGCTAGAGGAGCTGAGATCACAGATATATCGATTCTAGTTGTAGCTGCTGATGACGGGGTTATGCCACAAACAATTGAGGCTATAAACCACTCAAAGGCTGCAGGCGTTCCAATTATTGTCGCTATCAACAAGATGGATAAGCCAACAGCAAATCCAGATAGAATAAAGCAAGAGCTTTTGGAACAAGGTTTAACACCAGAAGATTGGGGCGGCACAACTATTTGCGTTCCTGTTTCTGCTAAGGAAGAGCAAGGCATTGATGACCTTCTAGAAATGATTTTACTTGTAAGTGAAGTTGCAGAACTAAAGGCAAATCCAGATAGACTTGCAGTAGGTACCATTGTAGAAGCACAATTAGACAAGGGCAGAGGCCCTGTTGCAACAGTTCTTGTTCAAAAGGGAACTCTAAGAGTTGGAGATGACATTGTTTCAGGTATTGCATCTGGTAGAGTAAGGGCGATGTTTGACGACAAGAATAAGCCAATTAAAAAAGCTGGTCCATCAACACCAGTTCAAATTCTTGGTTTATCTGATGTACCAGAAGCTGGCGATTTGATTTATGCATGTGAAGATGACAAGACAGCTAGAAATATTGCAGACCGTAAGCGTGAAATGCTAAGAGAACAAGAGCTCCGCGATAAGACCAAGGTAAGTCTTGATTACCTATATGATCAAATCAAAGCTGGTGAACTCAAAGACTTAAATATTATTATTAAGGGTGATGTTAGAGGTTCAATTGAAGCGCTCAGTAATTCATTATTAAAGGTTTCAAACGATGAAGTTAAGATCAATATCATTCACACTGGTGTTGGCGGCGTAAGCGAAAGTGACGTTATGCTTGCTGAAGCATCAAATGCTGTTATCATTGGCTTCAATGTAAGACCAAGCTTGCCTGCAATTGATATGGCTGAAGAAAAAGATGTTGATATAAGAACATACAAGGTCATTTATGAAGCTATAGAAGACGTTGAAAACGCTGTTAAGGGTATGCTAAAACCTGTTATTAAAGAACAAGTAATTGGCAGGTCAGAAGTTAGAGATACATTTAAACTTCCAAACGGCACTATCGTTGCTGGTATTTATGTACTAAGCGGTAAGATTACAAGAAATGCAAAGGTCAGAATCCTTAGGGACGACGTTATGATATTTGATGGAGATGTTTCATCACTCAGACGTTTTAAGGATGACGTAAGAGAAGTTCAATCAGGCTATGAAGCAGGTATGAGCATTGATAAATTCAACGACGTAAAAGTTGGAGATGCCTTCGAAGCTTATGAAATGGTAGAGGTAGCTAATGAATAA
- the nusA gene encoding transcription termination factor NusA encodes MNREFIEALDEIEAERGVPKDVIIESICSALVSSYKKNYNTASNVDIDISISEDDGSVHVFNLKNVVEEVEDEATEISVENAQKYIANPSLGDVVKVEITPKDFGRIAAQTAKQVVIQKLKDAEREVIYNEYIDRENEIITCQINRIRANSCYVDLGRLEGVLPSVEQSMNETYTVGDKLKMLITEVKKTGKGAQIVLSRSHPNLVRKLFELEVPEISEGTVEIFHVAREAGSRSKIAIFSRDPDVDPLGACVGFQGTRVRNVVNELNGEKIDIIIWSNDMSVFIKNALAPATVTEVFIDEEEHSSVVFVPEDQLSLAIGKEGQNARLAAKLTNWKIDIKSDKYLDEYRKEYESMMANKSADKENHEDDYDDIYDDYESDYEFTDTNYDDEDDVDYSKMKNYYSKDYYDYDDEEVTDYDLYKDELDKFEDVDDENLDMDLDEEDLYDQD; translated from the coding sequence ATGAATAGGGAATTTATTGAAGCTTTAGATGAAATTGAAGCAGAGCGTGGCGTTCCTAAGGACGTTATTATTGAATCGATTTGCTCAGCCTTGGTTTCAAGCTATAAGAAAAACTACAATACTGCAAGCAATGTCGATATAGACATTAGTATCTCAGAAGATGATGGTTCTGTTCATGTTTTTAATCTGAAAAATGTGGTGGAGGAAGTTGAAGACGAAGCTACAGAAATTAGCGTAGAAAATGCTCAAAAGTATATTGCAAATCCAAGCCTTGGTGATGTTGTTAAAGTTGAAATTACTCCAAAAGACTTTGGTAGAATTGCTGCACAAACTGCCAAGCAAGTTGTAATTCAAAAGCTAAAGGACGCTGAAAGAGAAGTAATTTATAACGAATACATCGACAGGGAAAATGAAATTATCACTTGTCAAATCAATCGCATAAGGGCTAATAGCTGCTATGTTGACTTGGGCAGACTAGAAGGCGTGCTTCCATCTGTTGAACAAAGCATGAATGAAACCTATACTGTTGGCGATAAATTAAAGATGCTTATTACAGAAGTTAAGAAGACTGGCAAGGGTGCTCAAATTGTTTTAAGTAGGAGCCATCCTAATCTGGTTAGAAAACTTTTTGAATTGGAAGTGCCTGAAATTTCTGAGGGTACTGTGGAAATTTTCCACGTAGCTAGGGAAGCAGGTAGCAGATCTAAGATTGCAATCTTTAGCCGTGACCCAGATGTAGATCCACTAGGAGCTTGTGTTGGTTTCCAAGGGACCAGGGTTAGAAATGTTGTAAATGAATTAAACGGTGAAAAAATCGACATCATAATCTGGAGCAATGACATGTCCGTATTTATTAAAAATGCCCTTGCACCAGCGACTGTTACAGAAGTATTTATAGACGAAGAGGAACATTCATCAGTTGTATTTGTTCCTGAAGACCAGCTCTCACTTGCCATTGGTAAGGAAGGTCAAAACGCAAGGTTGGCAGCTAAGCTAACCAATTGGAAGATTGACATAAAGAGCGACAAGTATTTGGATGAATACAGGAAAGAATACGAGTCAATGATGGCAAATAAATCTGCTGACAAAGAAAATCACGAAGATGATTATGACGATATCTACGATGATTATGAATCTGACTATGAATTTACAGATACAAACTATGACGATGAAGACGACGTCGATTATAGTAAGATGAAGAACTATTATTCAAAGGACTACTATGATTACGATGACGAAGAAGTTACTGATTATGACTTATATAAGGACGAATTAGACAAGTTTGAAGATGTAGATGATGAAAACTTGGATATGGATTTAGACGAAGAAGATTTGTATGACCAAGACTAA
- a CDS encoding C69 family dipeptidase: MACTTILVGKKASYDGSTLVARNEDSPSGVFNPKKFIVVKAEDQPKKYKSVISKVEIDLPDNPMRYTCMPNAIEDEGVWGACGVNEANVSMTATETLTTNERVLAADPLVRYIPAKDDKPEKFGGIGEEDMVTLVLPYIKSAREGVVRLGELLEKYGTYEMNGIAFQDVDEIWWLETVGGHHWIARRVPDECYVIMPNQLGLDHFDLEDAFADQKEFMCSKDLREFVKENHLDLSFDESLNPRDAFGSHSDSDHTYNTPRAWILQRYFNPSTYYWDDIDADFRPDSDDIPWMQIPERKITVEDIKYALSHHFQGTEYDCYAKHTDGLAKGKFRPIGINRNNFMGLVQIRPYCPDEIKSIEWLSLGSNVFNAVVPFYPNVMDTPDYLKNTSGKVTTDDFYWTNRIIGALADAHFSETANHIERYQQECQATLSRIIKETDKEFVESKPADAKEFLGQANQKIADELRTQTDDLLDKVLYTASCLMKNGFSRSDA, from the coding sequence ATGGCATGTACAACAATATTAGTAGGTAAAAAAGCTAGCTATGACGGTTCAACCCTTGTAGCTAGAAACGAAGACTCCCCTTCCGGAGTTTTTAATCCAAAAAAATTTATCGTGGTTAAAGCTGAAGACCAACCCAAAAAATATAAATCTGTAATTTCAAAGGTTGAAATTGATTTACCAGATAATCCAATGAGATACACTTGTATGCCAAATGCTATTGAAGATGAAGGCGTTTGGGGAGCTTGTGGAGTTAATGAAGCAAATGTTTCTATGACTGCTACAGAAACTCTGACCACAAACGAAAGAGTCCTGGCAGCTGATCCACTTGTAAGATATATTCCAGCAAAAGATGACAAGCCAGAAAAATTTGGAGGCATCGGTGAAGAAGATATGGTTACCCTTGTCCTCCCTTATATAAAATCTGCCCGTGAAGGCGTTGTTCGCCTTGGTGAACTACTTGAAAAATATGGAACATACGAAATGAACGGAATTGCCTTCCAGGATGTAGATGAAATTTGGTGGCTAGAAACCGTTGGCGGCCATCACTGGATTGCAAGAAGGGTTCCTGATGAATGCTATGTAATTATGCCAAACCAATTGGGCCTTGATCACTTTGATTTAGAAGATGCTTTTGCTGATCAAAAAGAATTTATGTGCTCAAAAGATTTAAGGGAATTTGTCAAAGAAAATCATCTAGACCTTTCCTTCGATGAAAGCCTAAATCCACGCGATGCCTTTGGTAGCCACAGCGACTCAGACCACACTTATAACACACCACGTGCATGGATTTTACAAAGATATTTTAATCCAAGCACTTACTATTGGGATGATATAGACGCTGATTTTAGACCTGATTCAGACGATATTCCATGGATGCAAATTCCTGAAAGAAAAATTACAGTCGAAGACATTAAATATGCCCTATCCCACCACTTCCAAGGTACTGAATACGACTGCTATGCAAAACACACTGACGGTCTTGCAAAAGGAAAATTCAGACCAATTGGAATCAACCGTAACAACTTTATGGGCCTTGTACAAATCAGACCTTATTGCCCAGATGAAATCAAGAGCATCGAATGGCTAAGCCTGGGATCAAATGTATTTAATGCTGTCGTTCCTTTCTATCCAAATGTTATGGATACACCTGATTATTTGAAGAATACCAGTGGCAAGGTAACTACTGATGATTTCTATTGGACCAATAGAATTATAGGAGCTCTAGCTGACGCCCACTTCAGTGAAACTGCAAATCACATAGAAAGATACCAACAAGAATGTCAAGCAACTTTATCCAGAATTATTAAAGAAACTGACAAAGAATTTGTTGAAAGTAAACCTGCAGACGCTAAAGAATTCTTAGGACAAGCCAACCAAAAGATTGCTGATGAACTAAGAACTCAAACAGATGACCTGCTTGATAAAGTCCTCTACACTGCAAGCTGCTTGATGAAAAACGGCTTTTCAAGATCAGACGCCTAA
- a CDS encoding metal ABC transporter substrate-binding protein, giving the protein MKIKKFILCILTIGLLFLTNACTSKNSTVETQAKLNIVTNIFPTYDWVREITKGGDVNISYLTDTGVSLHNYEPSAEDIKKIKESDLFVYLGSHSDKWADKILSENPDLKVIKLMDVLEDNILDEEVKEGMEDHHDHDHDHEHDDHDHKDADHDHNHDEEDKHDENDEHNHDHNHEDEHSHEHHHDHHHEDEHVWLSIKNAQLICKAIEEKLSEIDSKNKNLYAKNLNNYLQKLTNLDNEYTKEINSSKDRTLIFADRFPFRYLTEDYDLDYYAAFTGCSADAEASFDTIVFLVKKLDELNINSVFTLTDSDGKIARTIIENSKKDIKILKLNSMESVNKDQAQEATYIDYMKDNLKSIIQGLE; this is encoded by the coding sequence ATGAAAATTAAAAAATTTATTCTATGTATATTAACTATTGGCTTACTTTTTTTAACAAATGCCTGCACGAGCAAAAACTCAACTGTTGAAACGCAAGCAAAATTAAATATAGTAACAAATATTTTCCCAACTTACGATTGGGTCAGAGAAATTACCAAGGGTGGAGATGTAAATATTTCCTATCTAACAGATACTGGCGTTAGCCTTCACAATTATGAACCATCAGCAGAGGATATTAAAAAAATTAAAGAAAGTGATTTGTTTGTATATTTAGGATCCCATTCAGATAAGTGGGCTGACAAAATTTTATCAGAAAATCCTGACCTAAAAGTTATAAAACTTATGGACGTCCTTGAAGACAATATTCTTGACGAAGAAGTAAAAGAAGGTATGGAGGACCACCATGATCACGATCACGACCACGAGCATGATGACCACGATCACAAAGATGCAGATCATGACCACAATCACGATGAAGAGGACAAGCATGATGAAAACGACGAGCATAATCACGATCACAATCACGAGGACGAGCATAGTCACGAACACCACCATGACCACCATCATGAAGATGAACATGTCTGGTTGTCTATAAAAAATGCTCAGCTAATTTGCAAAGCTATCGAAGAAAAATTGTCTGAAATTGATAGCAAAAACAAAAATTTATATGCAAAAAATTTAAATAATTATTTGCAAAAATTAACTAATCTCGATAATGAATATACAAAAGAAATTAATTCTTCTAAAGACAGGACCTTAATTTTTGCTGACCGTTTTCCATTTAGATATCTAACTGAGGATTATGATCTGGATTATTATGCAGCCTTTACTGGTTGCTCAGCTGATGCTGAAGCCAGCTTTGACACCATTGTATTTTTAGTAAAAAAACTCGACGAGCTAAATATAAATTCTGTATTTACTCTAACTGACTCAGATGGAAAAATTGCAAGAACTATAATAGAAAATTCCAAGAAGGACATTAAAATTTTAAAATTAAATTCGATGGAAAGCGTAAACAAAGACCAGGCACAAGAAGCAACCTACATCGACTACATGAAGGACAATCTAAAATCAATTATTCAAGGCCTAGAATAA
- the rbfA gene encoding 30S ribosome-binding factor RbfA, with protein MNNRRQERLNSEIMKVVSTALREIRDPNVSDMTTLTEASITNDFSFCDLKFSVMGSEREKEKTIEALQNAEGFFKSHIAKNIRMRKIPELRIKLDESIEYLSRINEILKGLDLEDED; from the coding sequence ATGAATAATAGAAGACAGGAAAGACTTAATTCAGAAATCATGAAGGTGGTTTCAACTGCTCTTAGGGAAATCCGCGATCCAAATGTTTCAGATATGACAACACTTACTGAAGCTTCCATTACAAATGACTTTAGCTTCTGTGATTTAAAATTTTCTGTAATGGGAAGTGAGAGAGAAAAAGAAAAGACCATTGAAGCTTTACAAAATGCAGAAGGTTTTTTCAAAAGCCATATTGCAAAAAATATTAGGATGAGAAAAATTCCTGAGCTAAGAATTAAACTTGATGAATCAATTGAGTATTTAAGCAGGATTAACGAAATTTTAAAAGGACTTGATCTAGAAGATGAAGATTAA
- the ribF gene encoding riboflavin biosynthesis protein RibF produces the protein MKYIITIGNFDGLHKGHQEIIKKTKNMADDLKVKSRLITFKSHTRSLDSLILSPEDKLSMIKAMGIDEVVELDFSEVKSMSPKEFLDAYFEDARGIIVGEDFRFGQNRAGSSQDLVDYGLSKDIEVKIIKDLYSEDGKISSTHIRDLLEEGQVHKARELLTYDFFVKSKVEHGYRRGETLGFKTANINWPDHIVKVKYGVYYTNFEVDGQIYDAMTMVGVAKTFNKDFSCESYIFDFDKDIYDKEVILYFKDFMRENKKFDSKEDLILQLKKDKIKTLELASLYDK, from the coding sequence ATGAAATATATAATTACAATTGGAAATTTTGACGGCCTCCACAAGGGTCATCAAGAAATCATTAAGAAAACAAAAAATATGGCTGATGATTTAAAGGTAAAGTCCAGGCTTATTACCTTTAAATCCCACACAAGGTCTTTGGATTCTTTAATTTTATCGCCAGAGGACAAGCTTTCAATGATAAAAGCTATGGGCATAGATGAAGTTGTGGAATTGGATTTTAGCGAAGTCAAGTCTATGAGCCCAAAAGAATTTTTAGATGCATACTTTGAGGACGCCAGGGGAATTATTGTTGGAGAAGATTTTAGGTTTGGGCAAAATCGAGCAGGATCTAGCCAGGACCTGGTCGACTATGGATTAAGTAAAGATATTGAAGTTAAAATTATCAAAGACTTGTATTCTGAAGATGGAAAAATATCATCCACTCATATAAGAGACCTATTAGAAGAGGGCCAGGTCCATAAGGCTAGAGAGCTTTTGACTTATGATTTTTTTGTTAAATCAAAAGTAGAGCACGGCTATAGGCGGGGAGAAACTCTTGGTTTTAAAACGGCAAATATAAATTGGCCAGACCATATAGTAAAGGTCAAATACGGGGTTTACTATACAAATTTTGAAGTCGATGGACAGATTTATGACGCCATGACCATGGTCGGAGTTGCCAAAACTTTTAATAAGGATTTTTCTTGTGAGTCTTATATTTTCGATTTTGATAAGGATATTTACGACAAGGAAGTTATATTATATTTCAAAGATTTTATGAGAGAGAATAAAAAATTCGATTCCAAAGAAGATCTTATCTTGCAACTTAAAAAAGATAAAATAAAAACCTTAGAACTTGCAAGTTTATATGATAAATAG
- the truB gene encoding tRNA pseudouridine(55) synthase TruB: protein MLEKTSVDGLILIDKAEGITSYDVIRKIKKILKELNIKTKIGHAGTLDPFATGLLVVLLGRYTRLSDYIMDASKVYSGIVDIGNATDTGDLTGKVIESKTVTEDEVNNLIVNSINYIGNFMQTPPQYSALKHNGKPLYEYARKGEYVHKDPRPIKVKSFEMKRENCQVTFRTEVSKGTYVRTLVEDYCKEYGVPANLKTLRRESSGSLNLEKAIGIDELNPDNFYQSILKIDDIKTSYKRMDLDKDSVDKLFNGIRIESSLEDQGPLLLSSVGKVFALGEIKEGLIRTICFLGDK from the coding sequence ATGTTAGAGAAAACAAGTGTTGATGGCCTGATTTTAATAGACAAGGCTGAAGGAATTACCAGCTATGATGTAATTCGTAAAATAAAAAAAATACTCAAAGAGTTAAATATTAAAACTAAAATCGGCCACGCAGGTACATTAGATCCCTTTGCAACTGGGCTTTTGGTTGTGCTTTTGGGCAGGTATACAAGATTATCGGATTACATTATGGATGCCTCTAAAGTTTATTCTGGCATAGTTGACATAGGAAATGCAACAGACACTGGTGATCTAACTGGAAAGGTAATTGAATCAAAAACCGTAACGGAGGACGAAGTAAATAATCTTATAGTTAATTCTATAAACTATATTGGAAATTTTATGCAGACGCCTCCTCAGTATAGCGCACTCAAACATAATGGCAAACCCTTATATGAGTATGCTAGAAAGGGCGAGTATGTTCACAAAGACCCCAGGCCAATTAAAGTGAAAAGCTTTGAGATGAAAAGAGAAAATTGCCAAGTGACATTTAGAACTGAGGTTTCAAAGGGCACTTATGTCAGGACACTTGTCGAAGATTATTGTAAAGAATATGGGGTGCCCGCAAATTTAAAGACCTTAAGGAGAGAGAGCTCAGGGTCTTTGAATCTGGAAAAGGCCATTGGTATTGATGAATTGAATCCGGATAATTTTTACCAATCAATTCTTAAAATCGACGACATTAAGACTTCGTATAAAAGAATGGATTTAGATAAAGATAGTGTTGATAAACTTTTCAATGGGATAAGAATTGAAAGCTCTTTAGAAGATCAAGGACCCCTTCTTTTATCTAGCGTGGGAAAAGTTTTTGCACTTGGTGAAATCAAGGAAGGTCTTATTAGGACGATTTGTTTTTTAGGTGACAAATGA